A window of Ictidomys tridecemlineatus isolate mIctTri1 chromosome 15, mIctTri1.hap1, whole genome shotgun sequence contains these coding sequences:
- the LOC101966838 gene encoding cytochrome P450 2A13 isoform X2, with amino-acid sequence MLASEILLVALLACLSMMVFKLVSQRSLQRKLPPGPTPLPFIGNYLQLDTNQMYNCLMKMSKHYGPVFKIHLGTRRVVVLCGYDAVKEALVDQAEEFSGRGQQATFDHLFKGYGVAFGNGERGKQLRRFSITTLRDFGVGKRGIEERIQEEAGFLIEALRGTHGAFIDITFYLSKTVANIISSIVFGDRFDYEDKELLSLLQMMGRINRFAASSTGQLFDIFHSVMKYLPGPQQHVFKDMQGLEDFIAKKVEQNQRTLDPNSPRDFIDSFLIRMKEERNNPNTEFYMKNLIMTTLGLFFAGSETVSSTLRFGFLLLLKHPDVVAKVHEEIDRVIGRNRQPKFEDRTNMPYTEAVIHEIQRFANFAPMGVARKVTKDTIFRDFLLPKDTEVFPMLGSLLNDPKFFSTPDDFNPQHFLDDKGQLKKIDADVPFSMELPSTKDLRQDQKEEII; translated from the exons ATGCTGGCCTCAGAGATCCTTCTGGTGGCTTTGCTGGCCTGCCTGAGCATGATGGTATTCAAGTTGGTCTCACAGAGGAGTCTACAGCGGAAGCTGCCTCCAGGACCCACTCCTCTGCCCTTCATCGGGAACTACCTGCAGCTGGACACAAACCAGATGTACAACTGCCTCATGAAG ATGAGCAAACACTATGGCCCTGTGTTCAAGATCCACCTGGGGACTCGCCGGGTCGTGGTGTTGTGTGGATACGATGCAGTAAAGGAGGCACTGGTGGATCAGGCTGAGGAGTTCAGTGGGCGAGGCCAGCAGGCCACCTTTGACCACCTCTTCAAAGGTTATG GTGTGGCATTTGGCAATGGAGAGCGTGGGAAACAACTCAGGCGCTTCTCCATCACCACACTGCGGGACTTTGGTGTGGGCAAGCGGGGTATTGAGGAACGCATCCAGGAGGAGGCGGGCTTCCTCATCGAGGCCCTGCGAGGCACACATG GTGCCTTCATTGATATCACCTTCTACTTGAGCAAAACAGTTGCCAACATTATTAGTTCCATTGTCTTTGGAGATCGATTCGACTATGAGGACAAAGAGTTACTGTCACTGCTGCAGATGATGGGGCGAATCAACAGATTTGCAGCTTCTTCCACGGGGCAG cTCTTTGACATATTCCACTCAGTGATGAAGTACCTGCCAGGACCACAGCAACACGTCTTTAAAGACATGCAGGGACTTGAGGACTTCATAGCCAAGAAGGTGGAGCAGAACCAGCGCACTCTGGACCCCAACTCCCCGCGGGACTTCATCGACTCCTTTCTCATCCGCATGAAGGAG GAAAGGAATAACCCCAACACGGAGTTCTACATGAAGAATCTAATAATGACAACACTGGGCCTCTTCTTTGCTGGATCTGAGACTGTCAGTTCAACCTTACGCTTTGGCTTCCTGCTACTCCTGAAGCACCCAGATGTTGTGG cCAAAGTCCATGAGGAGATTGACCGGGTGATTGGCAGGAACCGACAGCCCAAGTTTGAGGATCGTACCAACATGCCCTACACAGAGGCTGTGATCCATGAGATCCAAAGATTTGCAAATTTTGCCCCCATGGGTGTGGCTCGCAAGGTCACCAAGGACACCATATTTCGAGACTTCCTCCTCCCAAAG GACACTGAAGTGTTCCCTATGCTGGGCTCCCTGCTCAATGACCCCAAGTTCTTCTCCACACCTGACGACTTCAACCCCCAGCACTTCCTGGATGACAAGGGACAGCTGAAGAAGATTGATGCTGACGTGCCCTTTTCCATGG AACTCCCCAGCACCAAGGATCTGCGCCAAGACCAGAAGGAAGAGATCATCTAG
- the LOC101966838 gene encoding cytochrome P450 2A3 isoform X1 has protein sequence MLASEILLVALLACLSMMVFKLVSQRSLQRKLPPGPTPLPFIGNYLQLDTNQMYNCLMKMSKHYGPVFKIHLGTRRVVVLCGYDAVKEALVDQAEEFSGRGQQATFDHLFKGYGVAFGNGERGKQLRRFSITTLRDFGVGKRGIEERIQEEAGFLIEALRGTHGAFIDITFYLSKTVANIISSIVFGDRFDYEDKELLSLLQMMGRINRFAASSTGQLFDIFHSVMKYLPGPQQHVFKDMQGLEDFIAKKVEQNQRTLDPNSPRDFIDSFLIRMKEERNNPNTEFYMKNLIMTTLGLFFAGSETVSSTLRFGFLLLLKHPDVVAKVHEEIDRVIGRNRQPKFEDRTNMPYTEAVIHEIQRFANFAPMGVARKVTKDTIFRDFLLPKDTEVFPMLGSLLNDPKFFSTPDDFNPQHFLDDKGQLKKIDADVPFSMGKRYCLGEGLARMELFLFLTTILQNFCFKSPKAPQDLDVSAKSLGFTRILPNYTIAFLPR, from the exons ATGCTGGCCTCAGAGATCCTTCTGGTGGCTTTGCTGGCCTGCCTGAGCATGATGGTATTCAAGTTGGTCTCACAGAGGAGTCTACAGCGGAAGCTGCCTCCAGGACCCACTCCTCTGCCCTTCATCGGGAACTACCTGCAGCTGGACACAAACCAGATGTACAACTGCCTCATGAAG ATGAGCAAACACTATGGCCCTGTGTTCAAGATCCACCTGGGGACTCGCCGGGTCGTGGTGTTGTGTGGATACGATGCAGTAAAGGAGGCACTGGTGGATCAGGCTGAGGAGTTCAGTGGGCGAGGCCAGCAGGCCACCTTTGACCACCTCTTCAAAGGTTATG GTGTGGCATTTGGCAATGGAGAGCGTGGGAAACAACTCAGGCGCTTCTCCATCACCACACTGCGGGACTTTGGTGTGGGCAAGCGGGGTATTGAGGAACGCATCCAGGAGGAGGCGGGCTTCCTCATCGAGGCCCTGCGAGGCACACATG GTGCCTTCATTGATATCACCTTCTACTTGAGCAAAACAGTTGCCAACATTATTAGTTCCATTGTCTTTGGAGATCGATTCGACTATGAGGACAAAGAGTTACTGTCACTGCTGCAGATGATGGGGCGAATCAACAGATTTGCAGCTTCTTCCACGGGGCAG cTCTTTGACATATTCCACTCAGTGATGAAGTACCTGCCAGGACCACAGCAACACGTCTTTAAAGACATGCAGGGACTTGAGGACTTCATAGCCAAGAAGGTGGAGCAGAACCAGCGCACTCTGGACCCCAACTCCCCGCGGGACTTCATCGACTCCTTTCTCATCCGCATGAAGGAG GAAAGGAATAACCCCAACACGGAGTTCTACATGAAGAATCTAATAATGACAACACTGGGCCTCTTCTTTGCTGGATCTGAGACTGTCAGTTCAACCTTACGCTTTGGCTTCCTGCTACTCCTGAAGCACCCAGATGTTGTGG cCAAAGTCCATGAGGAGATTGACCGGGTGATTGGCAGGAACCGACAGCCCAAGTTTGAGGATCGTACCAACATGCCCTACACAGAGGCTGTGATCCATGAGATCCAAAGATTTGCAAATTTTGCCCCCATGGGTGTGGCTCGCAAGGTCACCAAGGACACCATATTTCGAGACTTCCTCCTCCCAAAG GACACTGAAGTGTTCCCTATGCTGGGCTCCCTGCTCAATGACCCCAAGTTCTTCTCCACACCTGACGACTTCAACCCCCAGCACTTCCTGGATGACAAGGGACAGCTGAAGAAGATTGATGCTGACGTGCCCTTTTCCATGG GAAAGCGGTACTGCTTGGGAGAAGGCCTGGCTAGAATGGagctctttctcttcctcaccACCATCTTGCAGAACTTCTGCTTCAAGTCCCCGAAAGCACCCCAAGACTTAGATGTGTCGGCTAAGTCCTTGGGCTTTACCAGGATCCTACCAAATTACACCATAGCCTTCCTGCCCCGCTGA